A genomic stretch from Ooceraea biroi isolate clonal line C1 chromosome 3, Obir_v5.4, whole genome shotgun sequence includes:
- the LOC105286803 gene encoding myotubularin-related protein 14 isoform X1, which produces MAEINVEELKDLITYFAKNTYRTKSADLVSQGIMQKCILLAASDYECFTIDNIEGDLCAHYPSHLIMLEREKPRSAKNCDTPPRVMETIHENKNAKNKFKKLVTQSRFARCRSRFPVPVILYKGRHVCRSATLSTAPEAIGRAGIDMLSNSMASTSSANEDVLLDDCPYNMYSEVYKEDFMSSELIDKVRWSDVRLLKILSVGTIVDFMVEKKKIKYGMAVTSSEKVDQEKRYNSFALISLPYPGCEFFKEFRDQDYRSKGLVFNWCQNYVDAPISVPEDSIACQLGINWNRYTEWDLVILTQNYLKLLLRYLSDSNNGILIHCISGWDRTPLFISLLRISLWADGVIHTTLTSYQLLYYTIAYDWLLFGHDLADRLNKGEEILFFCFDFLKYIEKDQFSVHKRCDKTSRCSESQSDSSLPDETSFYFPNVKTSPKNGSPSSIGQSSVDSDPSVFSVDVLDNQDDPRGNVNAPGTLHVSPNKEGGAAQASSRSSSSSTNRTSPIGVPIPCNNTRVRQRNDSTSSGDSWQLVTGTGSLCGTASANALHADGASALDIDFKFSCATCTSPRTSQALCSEDAAVSASQRRERLRSLRNIFYKAYGPHGFRSKDEVSGLSQYLGNIVSITSIQHTS; this is translated from the exons ATGGCTGAGATTAATGTGGAAGAATTGAAAGATCTTATTACATACTTTGCAAAGAACACCTACAGGACCAAGAGTGCGGATCTcgta AGTCAAGGAATCATGCAAAAGTGTATCCTGCTTGCGGCCTCTGATTACGAATGTTTTACGATCGACAACATCGAAGGTGATCTCTGTGCACATTATCCCAGCCATCTTATAATGTTGGAGCGCGAGAAGCCGCGAAGCGCGAAAAATTGCGACACGCCGCCACGCGTAATGGAAACCATACACGAAAATAAGAATGCAAAGAATAAGTTTAAGAAATTGGTAACGCAATCAAGATTCGCCAGGTGCCGCTCAAGGTTTCCAGTGCCGGTGATACTTTATAAGGGTAGACACGTGTGTAGATCCGCGACATTGTCCACTGCCCCAGAAGCAATTGGTAGAGCCGGGATCGATATGTTGTCCAACAGTATGGCTAGCACTAGTTCCGCTAATGAAGACGTACTGTTGGACGATTGTCCGTATAATATGTATTCAGAGGTCTACAAGGAAGATTTCATGTCCTCCGAACTGATAGACAAAGTCAGGTGGTCTGACGTACGGCTCCTGAAAATTCTCAGTGTGGGCACCATCGTTGACTTCATGgttgagaagaagaaaatcaaATACGGAATGGC CGTAACTTCGTCGGAGAAGGTAGACCAAGAGAAGCGGTACAACAGCTTTGCTCTCATTTCACTGCCATATCCTGGATGTGAATTCTTTAAGGAGTTCCGAGATCAGGATTATCGGTCGAAGGGTTTGGTATTTAACTGGTGTCAGAATTACGTAGACGCACCGATCTCTGTACCTGAAGACTCAATCGCCTGTCAGCTGGGTATCAACTGGAATCGATATACAGAATGGGATCTAGTCATATTAACGCAAAactatttaaaattgttactGAGGTACTTGAGTGATAGTAATAATGGAATATTGATTCACTGTATCTCAG GCTGGGACCGCACGCCGCTATTTATCTCGTTACTGAGAATTAGTCTGTGGGCAGACGGGGTAATTCATACGACGTTGACGTCGTATCAACTGCTTTATTACACTATCGCCTACGACTGGCTGCTTTTCGGGCACGATTTAGCGGATAGGCTCAATAAAGGGGAGGAGATACTTTTCTTCTGCTTCGATTTCTTGAAATACATCGAGAAGGATCAATTCAGCGTGCACAAACGTTGTGACAAAACTTCGAGGTGCAGCGAGTCGCAGTCGGACAGCTCTTTACCGGACGAGACGTCCTTTTACTTTCCCAACGTTAAAACCAGTCCCAAGAACGGTTCGCCCAGCTCTATCGGGCAAAGCAGCGTAGACAGCGATCCATCTGTGTTCTCCGTCGATGTTCTCGACAACCAGGATGACCCTCGAGGCAACGT GAATGCACCCGGAACACTCCACGTGTCGCCAAATAAGGAAGGTGGTGCCGCACAGGCATCATCGCGCTCATCATCCTCGTCGACGAATCGCACGTCTCCGATCGGGGTTCCTATACCGTGTAACAATACTCGTGTCCGACAGAGAAACGATTCGACGTCGTCAGGTGATTCGTGGCAGCTGGTAACGGGGACCGGCAGTTTGTGCGGCACTGCGTCCGCTAACGCCCTGCACGCGGACGGCGCGTCAGCCCTCGACATCGACTTCAAGTTTTCATGCGCGACTTGCACGTCCCCGCGGACGTCGCAGGCACTCTGTTCGGAGGACGCTGCCGTCTCCGCGTCGCA GCGCAGAGAACGCTTACGCTCGctgcgaaatatattttacaaagctTACGGACCTCATGGATTTCGATCGAAGGACGAAGTAAGTGGCCTCAGCCAGTATCTGGGAAACATCGTTTCAATAACTTCCATTCAACACACATCCTAG
- the LOC105286803 gene encoding myotubularin-related protein 14 isoform X2, whose protein sequence is MQKCILLAASDYECFTIDNIEGDLCAHYPSHLIMLEREKPRSAKNCDTPPRVMETIHENKNAKNKFKKLVTQSRFARCRSRFPVPVILYKGRHVCRSATLSTAPEAIGRAGIDMLSNSMASTSSANEDVLLDDCPYNMYSEVYKEDFMSSELIDKVRWSDVRLLKILSVGTIVDFMVEKKKIKYGMAVTSSEKVDQEKRYNSFALISLPYPGCEFFKEFRDQDYRSKGLVFNWCQNYVDAPISVPEDSIACQLGINWNRYTEWDLVILTQNYLKLLLRYLSDSNNGILIHCISGWDRTPLFISLLRISLWADGVIHTTLTSYQLLYYTIAYDWLLFGHDLADRLNKGEEILFFCFDFLKYIEKDQFSVHKRCDKTSRCSESQSDSSLPDETSFYFPNVKTSPKNGSPSSIGQSSVDSDPSVFSVDVLDNQDDPRGNVNAPGTLHVSPNKEGGAAQASSRSSSSSTNRTSPIGVPIPCNNTRVRQRNDSTSSGDSWQLVTGTGSLCGTASANALHADGASALDIDFKFSCATCTSPRTSQALCSEDAAVSASQRRERLRSLRNIFYKAYGPHGFRSKDEVSGLSQYLGNIVSITSIQHTS, encoded by the exons ATGCAAAAGTGTATCCTGCTTGCGGCCTCTGATTACGAATGTTTTACGATCGACAACATCGAAGGTGATCTCTGTGCACATTATCCCAGCCATCTTATAATGTTGGAGCGCGAGAAGCCGCGAAGCGCGAAAAATTGCGACACGCCGCCACGCGTAATGGAAACCATACACGAAAATAAGAATGCAAAGAATAAGTTTAAGAAATTGGTAACGCAATCAAGATTCGCCAGGTGCCGCTCAAGGTTTCCAGTGCCGGTGATACTTTATAAGGGTAGACACGTGTGTAGATCCGCGACATTGTCCACTGCCCCAGAAGCAATTGGTAGAGCCGGGATCGATATGTTGTCCAACAGTATGGCTAGCACTAGTTCCGCTAATGAAGACGTACTGTTGGACGATTGTCCGTATAATATGTATTCAGAGGTCTACAAGGAAGATTTCATGTCCTCCGAACTGATAGACAAAGTCAGGTGGTCTGACGTACGGCTCCTGAAAATTCTCAGTGTGGGCACCATCGTTGACTTCATGgttgagaagaagaaaatcaaATACGGAATGGC CGTAACTTCGTCGGAGAAGGTAGACCAAGAGAAGCGGTACAACAGCTTTGCTCTCATTTCACTGCCATATCCTGGATGTGAATTCTTTAAGGAGTTCCGAGATCAGGATTATCGGTCGAAGGGTTTGGTATTTAACTGGTGTCAGAATTACGTAGACGCACCGATCTCTGTACCTGAAGACTCAATCGCCTGTCAGCTGGGTATCAACTGGAATCGATATACAGAATGGGATCTAGTCATATTAACGCAAAactatttaaaattgttactGAGGTACTTGAGTGATAGTAATAATGGAATATTGATTCACTGTATCTCAG GCTGGGACCGCACGCCGCTATTTATCTCGTTACTGAGAATTAGTCTGTGGGCAGACGGGGTAATTCATACGACGTTGACGTCGTATCAACTGCTTTATTACACTATCGCCTACGACTGGCTGCTTTTCGGGCACGATTTAGCGGATAGGCTCAATAAAGGGGAGGAGATACTTTTCTTCTGCTTCGATTTCTTGAAATACATCGAGAAGGATCAATTCAGCGTGCACAAACGTTGTGACAAAACTTCGAGGTGCAGCGAGTCGCAGTCGGACAGCTCTTTACCGGACGAGACGTCCTTTTACTTTCCCAACGTTAAAACCAGTCCCAAGAACGGTTCGCCCAGCTCTATCGGGCAAAGCAGCGTAGACAGCGATCCATCTGTGTTCTCCGTCGATGTTCTCGACAACCAGGATGACCCTCGAGGCAACGT GAATGCACCCGGAACACTCCACGTGTCGCCAAATAAGGAAGGTGGTGCCGCACAGGCATCATCGCGCTCATCATCCTCGTCGACGAATCGCACGTCTCCGATCGGGGTTCCTATACCGTGTAACAATACTCGTGTCCGACAGAGAAACGATTCGACGTCGTCAGGTGATTCGTGGCAGCTGGTAACGGGGACCGGCAGTTTGTGCGGCACTGCGTCCGCTAACGCCCTGCACGCGGACGGCGCGTCAGCCCTCGACATCGACTTCAAGTTTTCATGCGCGACTTGCACGTCCCCGCGGACGTCGCAGGCACTCTGTTCGGAGGACGCTGCCGTCTCCGCGTCGCA GCGCAGAGAACGCTTACGCTCGctgcgaaatatattttacaaagctTACGGACCTCATGGATTTCGATCGAAGGACGAAGTAAGTGGCCTCAGCCAGTATCTGGGAAACATCGTTTCAATAACTTCCATTCAACACACATCCTAG
- the LOC105286801 gene encoding peroxisome biogenesis factor 10, with translation MGTNNKWPRRKLRCASQAEILRAHQRDDDFVKDLRDKLAETLQNLSVRHALSRCIQSDIPFKLLYFVFTSGMGNQTLGEEYTGIVQADLEARRVPTLTVRVLAAILECLGERTLLGLLGQLQARVNHPQSELTPAAATFLNASLSKLRMMIPVIILLHKGLFYLYGRYYSLGRRIAGLDHAKVYGHRPVDTVSWGLKLLGVATLIQSLLKIWQTSNTQDVNTATVSSAQSIDHSCQMCFEARATTTTLCGHLFCWSCLSEWLRVKPQCPYCREHMPPSRIIHMMNL, from the exons ATGGGAACCAACAACAAGTGGCCGAGACGCAAGTTAAGATGTGCGAGTCAGGCGGAGATACTGCGGGCGCACCAACGGGACGACGATTTCGTGAAGGACCTGCGGGACAAGTTGGCGGAGACGTTGCAGAACTTGAGTGTACGGCACGCGCTGTCCCGATGCATCCAGTCCGACATTCCGTTCAAGTTGTTGTACTTCGTCTTCACGTCGGGCATGGGTAACCAGACGTTGGGCGAGGAGTACACCGGTATCGTACAAGCTGATCTGGAGGCGCGCAGAGTTCCGACGTTAACT GTAAGGGTGTTAGCTGCAATTTTGGAATGCCTCGGAGAGAGGACGCTGCTCGGGTTACTGGGACAACTGCAGGCTCGCGTGAATCACCCGCAGAGCGAACTCACACCGGCAGCGGCAACGTTTCTCAATGCCAGTCTGTCGAAACTGCGCATGATGATACCAGTCATCATACTGTTGCACAAGGGGCTGTTTTATCTTTACGGTAGATATTACAGCCTGGGTAGGAGGATTGCTGGATTGGATCATGCGAAG GTGTACGGCCATCGACCAGTGGACACTGTTAGCTGGGGACTGAAGTTGTTGGGAGTCGCTACTCTCATCCAGTCTCTGTTAAAGATCTGGCAGACTAGTAACACGCAGGACGTCAACACCGCGACTGTATCCAGTGCGCAAAGCATTGATCACAGTTGTCAGATGTGTTTCGAGGCGAGAGCGACGACCACGACGTTGTGCGGTCATCTGTTCTGCTGGAGTTGTCTCAGCGAGTGGCTGCGCGTCAAGCCACAATGCCCCTACTGCAGAGAGCACATGCCACCGTCGAGGATCATTCATATGATGAATCTATAA